One window of Magallana gigas chromosome 2, xbMagGiga1.1, whole genome shotgun sequence genomic DNA carries:
- the LOC117681553 gene encoding BMP-binding endothelial regulator protein: MKGLRHLNVPTCHEILLGVLFILFFVDQTKTQLIGNIRRCEKEGEEIFIPNISDNPCIYCFCKNKEVTCRRTQCPSLDGCHMILYENIQDNRKCCEMCKGCTYQNKEYASGDQWSSPDDPCVQLSCRAGVITKAKTKCYSNCKNPIQVPGKCCPICQGCENSGRTYQNGEEFTLSTDACTKCTCQNGNVSCAKEVCPVLNCPESTIIHKENECCPSCEGQRKIFNLPNGFCFFQKKIYKTNDIFRPEDCTECKCLSGTIVCDRETCPPITCSYNMTVKSEDSCCRVCPQKDVCIYEGTTYQDSEVWQPNLCTRCSCDDGTTRCRVQQCKVSSWCPAGYVLKYIDGECCPRCVEASGICTVFGDPHYRTFDGRIYNFQGACKYLLAEDEVSKKFSVTVRNDARSSPWFTWTRMLTIFIGKTKIGLHQKLTVKVNRKRIKLPYKNKNPTFSVHREGNSVIFKAEFGLQIVWDGDSYVELTVSSQYKRRMAGLCGNYNGFGSDDLQGRDHKLYTDSEEFGNTWRVGSKAACVLSHNESEHSSLCDGDKRRRKRAIAACSFLLGSVFSKCRRRVDVRTYYSSCISDMCDCPRNKMCACESFKAYAQACSRENVSIRWEKHILCPSQCPRGAIYRRCTRRCSKTCDEPKKTGYCRDKCQPACICPGKRVLHNGKCIAPHTCPGAPSPSL, translated from the exons ATGAAAGGATTGAGGCATTTGAACGTACCAACATGTCATGAAATTTTACTCGGAGTACTTTTCATCCTATTCTTCGTGGACCAAACTAAGACCCAATTAATAGGCAA TATCAGAAGATGCGAAAAGGAAGGTGAAGAAATATTCATCCCAAATATATCAGACAATCCCTGTATATATTGCTTTTGCAAG AATAAAGAAGTCACTTGTCGACGAACACAATGTCCTAGCTTAGATGGATGCCATATGATTCTGTACGAGAACATACAAGACAACAGGAAGTGTTGCGAGATGTGTAAAGGTTGTACATACCAGAACAAAGAGTATGCCAGCGGAGACCAATGGAGTAGTCCCGACGACCCGTGTGTTCAGTTGTCCTGCAGA GCAGGGGTAATCACAAAAGCCAAAACGAAATGCTACTCAAATTGCAAGAACCCTATCCAAGTGCCCGGAAAATGCTGTCCTATTTGCCAAG GTTGTGAAAACAGCGGCAGAACGTATCAGAATGGAGAGGAATTCACCCTCAGTACAGACGCATGCACAAAATGTACATGTCAG aatggaAATGTATCCTGTGCAAAAGAAGTATGCCCGGTATTAAATTGCCCAGAATCTACAATTAtacataaagaaaatgaatgctGTCCTTCTTGTGAAG GCCAgcgtaaaatttttaatttgccaAATGGATTTTGTTTCTTCCAAAAGAAAATCTACAAAACCAATGACATTTTTCGACCTGAAGACTGTACAGAATGCAAATGTTTG TCAGGGACCATTGTCTGTGACCGAGAAACCTGTCCACCTATCACGTGTAGCTATAATATGACAGTCAAAAGTGAAGACTCTTGTTGTCGCGTGTGTCCACAGAAGGATGTGTGTATCTACGAGGGCACAACTTATCAG GACTCTGAAGTGTGGCAACCTAACCTGTGTACCAGGTGTTCCTGTGACGACGGAACGACCCGGTGTAGGGTCCAACAATGCAAAGTATCCAGCTGGTGTCCGGCG GGATATGTACTGAAATATATTGACGGTGAATGCTGTCCCCGGTGTGTTGAAG CTAGTGGAATATGTACAGTTTTTGGAGATCCTCATTATAGGACTTTTGACGGCAGGATTTACAATTTTCAGGGagcttgtaaatatttattagcAGAGGACGAAGTGAGCAAAAAGTTTTCAGTAACTGTACGCAATGACGCGCGTTCGTCGCCATGGTTCACGTGGACACGTATGTTAACAATATTCATAGGAAAAACCAAAATAGGACTTCATCAGAAACTCACAGTTAAGGTTAACAGAAAGAGAATAAAATTGCCTTACAAGAATAAGAATCCAACTTTCTCCGTTCATCGAGAAGGGAATTCAGTGATATTCAAAGCAGAGTTTGGACTGCAAATCGTCTGGGATGGCGACAGCTATGTGGAGCTGACAGTCTCTAGTCAGTACAAACGTCGGATGGCGGGTCTCTGTGGTAACTATAACGGGTTTGGTTCCGACGACCTCCAGGGCAGGGACCACAAACTCTACACCGACAGTGAGGAATTCGGCAACACCTGGCGAGTGGGCAGCAAGGCCGCTTGTGTTCTTAGTCACAACGAGTCGGAACACTCTTCCCTCTGTGATGGAGACAAGAGGAGAAGAAAACGGGCGATTGCTGCTTGTAGTTTTCTTCTTGGGAGTGTGTTTTCTAAATGTCGTCGACGGGTAGACGTGAGGACATATTACAG TTCTTGTATATCGGATATGTGCGATTGTCCTAGAAACAAAATGTGCGCCTGTGAATCTTTTAAGGCCTACGCACAAGCTTGCTCTCGGGAGAACGTCAGCATCCGGTGGGAGAAGCACATCCTCTGTCCAA GTCAGTGTCCAAGAGGGGCTATCTACAGACGCTGCACCAGGCGTTGTTCCAAGACATGCGACGAACCCAAGAAGACGGGCTATTGTCGAGACAAGTGTCAGCCAGCATGTATCTGTCCGGGAAAGCGGGTCCTTCACAACGGGAAATGTATCGCGCCACACACGTGCCCGGGCGCGCCTAGTCCGTCCCTGTGA